In Oncorhynchus nerka isolate Pitt River linkage group LG21, Oner_Uvic_2.0, whole genome shotgun sequence, the following are encoded in one genomic region:
- the LOC115103743 gene encoding ATP-binding cassette sub-family C member 10-like isoform X5 has protein sequence MGRGVVADFGPSELFSGLCHTDTLDPFPVWRDGAISPCFNQLVLGALAHAVVAVFSAVYLSAQRCSLLRSSPPCGWGLRVASALLVTLLFVVDLVLVVLLHRGDMYLDVLADGCAILAWLVHFGALLVLQRSIYRRTRGPSVLLLLVLLPIPNLVVTLLAYAHEATYLDLAEPFRVARLVLAVTRGLSLLVYLLAFAAPCVGEGSYTSMSVNDADSSLLIPESSYQDTGEVVAEDGSSFISRLMYLWLNPLLRRGRRGELERPCNVYLLPRRLRTSAVRRHFLRCWEDCQQRAATQRRNTTPRPANKSLQNRTWTSPLQEGIAVEEVGLLKVLHKAFGLRYYLLGVLKLAGNMLSFAGPLLLSSLVHYMEEDGAPVSQGAWCATGLFFSTFFSALIRNIFSFEVSKVSLSARAALISAIYGKALRVSGGSLAARFTLGEVVNFMSTDTDHVINFFNNFHEVWSLPFQFSIALYLLYLQVGVAFLGGLGVALLLVPLNKVLASKIMENNKHMLTHKDSRVKLMTEVLFGIRVIKFYNWEAYFAQKIADFRRQELSHLKAIKYLDAVCVYTWGSLPIVISIITFVTYVLLGHELTAATVFTTLALVGMLIVPLNSFPWVLNGILEAKVSLDRIQRFLKLPNQDLDAYFSLVAPEDPQDTIVMSQGIFSWQGPGGPDHPTSSDTESPKGSLMLHSLNLSITKGSLVVVVGKVGCGKSSLLAAITGELNRRGGDVYVQGREDGFGLAAQEPWIQHATVRDNILFGKDYNSSFYQAVVEACALTDDLNILPNGDRTEVGENGVTLSGGQKARLALARAVYMEKDIFLLDDPLAAVDSDVAHHLMERCIMGILRSKTRILCTHRIEFVDKADVVILMDNGTIIKTGTPEEVLPLVEAVPKNRKNDSNAKEKDVIEREEKQGPSNELFAEEESTLSREEQKAVGGLAWKVYHTYWRAVGGPLAVSILLSLLLMQASKNVSDWWLSHWISNLKNNGSAQSVLMPAYSSPHLLLFSPGGLMVGQLSRQKQHEFPPARVYIPQFGFPVNIETTAFANMSSEVKFYLTVYCSIAGANTVFTAFRAFLFAFGGIRAASVVHNRLLDTVLKATVTFFDTTPLGRILNRFSSDLYSVDDTLPFFLNILLASIFGLLGMLVVMSYGLPWFLVALLPLGLLYHLTQRFYRHTSRDLKRLCSLTLSPVYSHFSETLSGLGTIRASSSASRFEEENERRLEQNQRCLFLSNAAMQWLDIRLQMIGVVVVTGISVIAVVQHQFKSIDPGLVGLSLSYALSITGLLSGLIFNFTQTEMQLVSVERTEEYSTTLPTEPQHSNPQVPTSWPEQGWVEFRGAVLSYREGLPNALDGVSLVVRPGEKVGVVGRTGSGKSTLFLALFRMVELNQGQILLDGVDTSQVGLAQLRSKLAIIPQDPFLFSGTVRENLDPCGRHPDPRLLEALEHCHLSPVINRIGVMVGFVFIVEGMSVTPRPVLWSGIDLEVEGPSWSGAVCHRIIGLSLL, from the exons ATGGGGAGAGGTGTGGTGGCTGATTTTGGCCCCAGTGAGTTGTTCTCTGGCCTGTGCCACACGGACACCCTTGACCCGTTCCCAGTGTGGCGGGATGGAGCCATCAGCCCCTGTTTTAACCAGCTGGTTCTGGGAGCCCTGGCTCACGCTGTAGTGGCCGTCTTCAGTGCCGTCTACCTGAGTGCTCAGAG ATGCAGCCTCCTCCGGTCCTCTCCCCCGTGTGGTTGGGGCCTCAGGGTGGCCTCAGCCCTGCTGGTGACCCTGCTCTTCGTGGTGGACTTGGTCCTGGTGGTCCTCCTCCACCGGGGGGACATGTACCTGGACGTCCTGGCTGATGGATGTGCCATCCTGGCATGGCTGGTCCACTTTGGGGCCCTGCTTGTCCTCCAGAGGTCCATCTATAGAAGAACCAGGGGTCCCTCTGTGTTACTACTGCTGGTCCTGCTGCCTATCCCTAACCTGGTGGTCACCCTGCTGGCTTACGCCCATGAGGCCACCTACCTGGACCTGGCGGAGCCCTTTAGAGTGGCACGGCTGGTGCTCGCAGTCACCCGAggactctctctccttgtctacCTCCTGGCCTTCGCTGCTCCCTGTGTCGGTGAAGGGAGTTACACCTCCATGTCCGTCAATGATGCAGACAGCTCTCTCCTCATCCCAGAGAGTTCCTACCAGGACACTGGAGAGGTGGTGGCAGAGGATGGCAGTAGCTTCATCTCCCGCCTGATGTACCTGTGGTTGAACCCTCTACTGAGGCGCGGCCGGCGTGGGGAGCTGGAGAGGCCATGCAATGTCTATCTCCTTCCCCGGAGGCTCCGCACCAGCGCAGTGCGCCGACACTTCCTCCGCTGCTGGGAGGACTGCCAACAGAGGGCAGCAACACAGAGAAGGAACACTACACCCAGGCCTGCAAACAAGAgcctacagaacagaacatggacTTCACCCCTCCAGGAGGGTATAGCAGTGGAGGAGGTAGGACTGTTAAAAGTGTTGCACAAAGCCTTCGGGCTACGCTACTACCTGCTTGGTGTGCTGAAGCTAGCGGGCAACATGCTGAGCTTCGCAGGACCCCTGCTCCTCAGCAGCCTGGTGCACTACATGGAAGAGGATGGGGCCCCCGTCAGCCAGGGGGCCTGGTGTGCCACGGGCCTCTTCTTCAGCACCTTCTTCTCTGCCCTCATCCGGAACATCTTTTCCTTCGAAGTCTCGAAGGTCTCACTCTCAGCGCGCGCCGCCCTCATCTCAGCCATCTACGGGAAAGCACTGCGGGTCAGCGGCGGCAGCCTGGCAGCGCGGTTCACCCTGGGCGAGGTGGTCAACTTCATGAGCACGGACACGGACCACGTGATCAACTTCTTCAACAATTTCCACGAGGTGTGGAGTCTGCCCTTCCAGTTCTCCATTGCCCTCTACCTGCTCTACCTGCAGGTGGGTGTGGCCTTCCTAGGAGGACTGGGTGTGGCTCTGCTGCTGGTGCCGCTCAATAAGGTGCTGGCCTCGAAGATCATGGAGAATAACAAGCACATGCTCACACATAAGGATAGTCGTGTCAAG CTAATGACAGAGGTCCTCTTTGGAATACGAGTCATCAAGTTCTACAACTGGGAGGCCTACTTTGCCCAGAAGATAGCAGATTTTCGGAGGCAAGAGCTGTCCCACCTCAAGGCCATTAAGTACCTGGATGCTGTGTGCGTGTACACCTGGGGATCTCTACCCATAGTCATATCTATCATCACCTTTGTCACATACGTGCTGCTCGGCCATGAGCTCACTGCAGCCACG GTGTTCACCACTCTGGCCCTAGTGGGCATGCTGATCGTCCCCCTCAACAGCTTCCCCTGGGTCCTCAATGGCATCCTGGAGGCCAAGGTGTCCCTGGACCGCATCCAACGCTTCCTCAAGCTTCCCAACCAGGACCTCGATGCATATTTCAGTCtcg TGGCCCCTGAGGACCCCCAGGACACCATTGTGATGAGTCAGGGCATATTCTCATGGCAGGGGCCTGGGGGGCCAGACCACCCCACAAGCTCTGATACTGAATCCCCCAAAGGAAGTCTGATGCTCCATAGCCTCAACCTATCCATCACTAAG GGATCCCTAGTTGTTGTGGTGGGCAAGGTGGGCTGTGGGAAGAGCTCCTTACTGGCAGCCATCACTGGAGAACTCAACCG GCGTGGAGGTGATGTATACGTCCAGGGCAGGGAGGATGGGTTTGGTCTAGCCGCTCAGGAGCCGTGGATCCAGCATGCAACAGTTCGGGACAACATCCTGTTTGGCAAGGACTACAACAGTTCTTTTTACCAGGCCGTGGTGGAGGCCTGTGCGCTCACGGACGACCTCAAT ATTCTGCCTAATGGGGACAGGACCGAGGTGGGAGAGAACGGAGTGACTCTAAGTGGAGGACAGAAAGCTCGCCTGGCCTTGGCCAGAGCTGTTTACATG GAGAAAGACATTTTCCTCCTGGACGATCCACTGGCAGCAGTAGACTCTGACGTGGCCCATCACCTCATGGAGAGATGCATCATGGGGATCCTCAGGAGCAAGACCAGAATCCTATGCACCCACCGCATAGAGTTTGTGGACAAAGCTGATGTGGTGATTCTCATGGACAATGGAACAATTATTAAAACAG GTACACCTGAAGAGGTCCTTCCTTTGGTAGAAGCAGTGCCCAAGAACCGGAAGAATGACAGTAATGCAAAGGAGAAAG ATGTCATTGAGCGAGAGGAGAAGCAGGGTCCATCCAATGAGCTGTTTGCGGAGGAGGAGTCTACACTGTCAAGGGAGGAGCAGAAGGCGGTGGGCGGGCTGGCCTGGAAGGTTTACCACACCTACTGGAGAGCGGTAGGAGGGCCCTTGGCTGTCTCCATCTTGCTGTCCCTACTCCTCATGCAAG cctcTAAGAATGTGTCTGATTGGTGGCTGTCCCACTGGATCTCTAACCTGAAGAACAATGGTTCCGCCCAGAGTGTTCTCATGCCTGCCTACAGCTCACCACACCTGCTGCTATTCTCTCCTGGAGGACTAAT GGTTGGACAGCTGAGCAGACAAAAACAGCACGAGTTTCCCCCAGCACGAGTATATATACCCCAATTTGG GTTCCCTGTCAATATTGAAACGACAGCTTTCGCCAACATGAGCTCGGAGGTGAAGTTCTATCTGACAGTTTACTGTTCCATTGCGGGTGCCAACACGGTCTTCACCGCCTTCCGAGCCTTCCTCTTCGCCTTTGGAGGCATCCGTGCAGCATCGGTCGTCCACAACAGGCTGCTTGACACAGTCCTCAAG GCTACAGTTACCTTCTTCGACACTACACCGCTGGGCCGTATCCTTAACCGCTTCTCCTCCGACCTGTACAGCGTGGATGACACTCTCCCTTTCTTCCTCAACATCCTGCTGGCTAGCATCTTCGGCCTGCTGGGCATGCTGGTAGTGATGAGCTACGGCCTGCCCTGGTTCCTAGTGGCCCTGCTTCCCCTGGGCCTGCTCTACCACCTCACACAGCGCTTCTACCGACACACATCCAGAGACCTGAAGCGTCTGTGCAGCCTCACCCTCTCGCCGGTGTATTCACATTTCTCTGAGACGCTGAGTGGCCTCGGTACCATCCGAGCAAGTTCCAGTGCCTCCAG ATTTGAGGAGGAGAACGAGAGGCGTCTGGAGCAGAACCAGCGCTGTCTGTTCCTTAGCAACGCCGCCATGCAGTGGCTGGACATCCGCCTGCAGATGATCGGCGTTGTCGTGGTGACGGGCATCAGCGTGATCGCCGTCGTCCAGCACCAGTTCAAATCCATCGACCCGG GTCTGGTGGGTCTGTCCCTGTCCTATGCTCTGTCCATCACAGGCCTGCTGTCAGGCCTCATCTTCAACTTTACCCAGACAGAGATGCAGCTGGTGAGTGTGGAGCGCACCGAGGAGTACTCCACCACCCTGCCCACTGAGCCACAACACAGCAACCCACAG GTGCCCACCTCGTGGCCGGAGCAGGGTTGGGTGGAGTTCCGTGGGGCCGTGCTGTCCTACAGAGAGGGGCTGCCCAACGCCCTGGACGGGGTGAGCCTGGTGGTCCGGCCTGGGGAGAAGGTGGGGGTGGTAGGCCGGACGGGCTCAGGCAAGTCGACCCTGTTCCTGGCCCTCTTCCGCATGGTGGAGCTGAACCAGGGTCAGATCTTACTGGATGGAGTGGACACCAGCCAGGTGGGACTGGCCCAGCTCAG GTCCAAACTGGCCATCATCCCCCAGGACCCTTTCCTGTTCAgcgggacagtgagagagaacctGGACCCATGTGGACGTCACCCTGACCCCCGGCTACTGGAGGCCCTGGAACACTGTCACCTCAGCCCTGTCATCAACCGCAtcg gggtgatggtcggattcgtgtttatcgttgaaggaatgagcgttacaccgaggcctgtactctggagcgggatcgatttggaggtggagggtccgtcatggtctggagcggtgtgtcacaggatcattggactgagcttgttgtaa